DNA from Apium graveolens cultivar Ventura unplaced genomic scaffold, ASM990537v1 ctg7140, whole genome shotgun sequence:
TAAGCTTCTATTCTACACTCTTTGTAGATGTAACTCGTGAAGATTATTAATATCACATTATTTTTTGTTTCTCAAAATTGTTTGTGATTTTTTTAGTGAATATTGGTGTAGTATGATAAAGGCTTGCAACTATGGTCAATTAGGAATTTAAAATTAGTAACAATTAAGCAGAAAGTTGTTTCCTATTTATTAGAGGTTTTTACTTGTTATAGAAATATTTGCATGAGAGCTCGGGCTCATATCCTCAGGTAAAGCAAATACTCTGTGTTGTCTTGGCATGATACTGGCCAGTTGTAGCTGTTGCGTTCAATTTTTTCATTGTCATGTAAACATGGTAGATCCTCGTGTAGAATAGCTGTTAATTTAATATGTCACTGAATTTACAGAATTTTGGAAAATTTCAGATTTTACTGAAAGGAACAAACAGGGAAGAACTGAAGAAGATTAAACTTGTGGTCCAGTACGCAGTCCTTGTGGCTTATCATTTGATTCTTGAAACGGCTTTCCTTCTAGATCAAAAGGCCATGTTCTCTACCCTCCCTCTTGATAGACTGGTAAATATGTCATCACCTGATCAACGACCATATTTTTTCTCCGGTGAGGCATATGTTCCTTGGCCCGTGGATTCTATTGTTAAAAGTGATTCATCAGGTGCAATTAACATCCACATCGCTGATGGATTTTATAAAGAAGGGACACGAGATGTAGGGTTAAAGAGTGATTCCTTGTTGCCTTATGAGCCATATAAACCTCTAGTTTTTACCCCTTTTTTATCAATCTCAGCTTCCATAAACAGAGGCTTTGGTGACAGTTTTCCTCTTTTATCTTCTTCTCAGCAACCTATCTCTACATATTTAGGCATCACTGAAGAGGTTCCTTACAGTCAAGTTCAATCAGCTAATATGCTTTCAACCAATTTAGTGGCAAATGTTAAATCTTATAGTCTAATACAGAATATTAATGGTGAAGAGAAGGCTCTTGATAGTGATAGAACCTCAGTTCAGAGAAAAGCCCAATTGTATACACAAAATTCTGGGGGTGACTATAAAGATCAAACACAGTTTATGGATGATATTAACAGAATGTTTAATGCCGATAGTATCTTAGTACTGATGTCTCGCAGGAATTCCTCCACCGGAAGTATATGTGAGCAGAGTCATTTTTCTCATATTAAGTTCTACCGGAATTTTGATATTCCACTTGGAATATTTTTAAAGGATAACTTACTCAATCAGGTTAGTACAAACTatttatgtgatttaaaattatttttgtgcTTTCTtcatatacatatttatattaaaatacgTATTGCTTCTATGACCATATAGCCGCTTCTATTTTCAGAGGCTTTTATGTAGCTTGTGCGGTGGATCACCAGAAGCTCATATATATTATTATGCACATCACAGTAAGCAGCTCACAATACATGTTAGACATCATATTACACAAAAGCATCTTCCTGGTGAAACCGATGGAAAAATTTGGATGTGGAGTCGCTGTGGTGATTGTAAACTTCAAAATGGAAAGACACTATCTACAAAAAGAGTCTTAATGTCAGCTACTGCCCGTGGTTTGTCCTTTGGAAAGTTTTTGGAACTTAGCTTAGCGAACCACTTGTCATCTAGTAAAATTCCCATCTGCGGGCATCAATTGCATACTGACTTCCTCTACTTCTTTGGGTATGTGAACTTGTATGAATGTCTATATTGTAAATTGCAGAAATAAATATACAAACAACTATGCCTCAAAGAGACTTGAATCCTCAACCTCTTATTATCGAGAGGAGAGTGGTATCCTCTAAACTATTAGCGGGCATCATTATTTTTGTTTTTCAGAATGAACTATACGATGCATGGGTCCAAAACATCAAAATTCATATAAACTTTTATGCTTTTCCCATCGTGTCTGTAAATATGGTGTACTCATTCACTTATCTGTTATTAGAATGCTCAATGCTGGGTCATGCTTGCCTTTCTTAGGTTTTTTCAAATACCACCTTGTTACTAATCCATATTTCATTGATGTTGTTCACATTGCAGATTGGGGACAATGGTTGCAATGCTCAGATATTCACGGGTTATGAAATATTTCTAGTGGCTCTGTAATGTTTCTGTGAGCAATGAGGCAATGATTTAAGAAATATTTACTCTTATCCTGCTTAAATTGATGTTGATCTTTCTTCCTATATAGATATCAAACTTGAATGAGGAAGTAATTGAAGTATTCCTTGAAGCCGAGACACTTTTGAAGGACATCAGTTTGCATTTTGAAGGATCAAAACTCAAAATTCAAGGATCACTGAGAGAATTCTCGGATATTGTGGAGATGTTGAGGCAGGAAAGACGCCAATTTGAGGTTTGTGCTTCTTACTTATAAAACTCTTTGCACTTTGGCCGGAAAGTATAATGACTTTAACAAATTAATGTTATAGGTTCTTGTGAAATAGAAAATGTGCGTGTAAAAGAAATTATTTATAGTGCGAGTTATTGTAGTAATAACACTTGCATTAAATGAGAGaagaataaaaattataaatacaaaattttaaaaataatatttttcaaacTACAAATATTGACTATCaactttttattaaatataaaaattataatgatgaatatttgtataaataaaattaattttgaataagaAAAAATTAGTGAATAATATGGAACTATTGAAAATTTTTAATaagaaaggaagaaagagaaTGAGAAATGGGTAACAGATATAATTAGTGGAGGTAATAAAAAAGAGAAAgattgaaaataaattaaatgaGGAGATGATTGTTAGTGGAAGATGATATCAACAAAATTAACGAGAGTTTGACACATATGATTAAAACTCTTAAATGAGAACTTAACACATTAGATATGATGATGTcatctatactttattttagtATAATGtagattatatatttatatataaggataacattcatcacatgtaaaaatatttatggtgaaaaatatttttaaaataatcgaaacacaaattcagaactaAACGCCAGTTAAACTGAAGTTTGattgttaaaatggaaaaccaaataacattattttgatatgaaactttggttatatcactaatatatatatatattggcatcgatatggttggatcgataaacaatatttttaaattaatcgaaacacaaattcaggactaaacactaattaactactagtcaaactgaagtttgactcttaaaatggcaaataaaataaaattattttgatatgaaactttggttatatcactaatatatatatttattgacatccatacggttagatcgacgaaaaatatttttaaaataattgaaacacaaattcaggactaaacgttagttagctatactagtcaaactgaaatatgactgttaaaatgacaaaccaaataaaatttttttgatatgaaactttggttatatcattactatatatatttattgacatccatatggttagattgatgaaaaatattttaaattaatcgaaacacaaattcaggactaaacactagttagctggactagtcaaactaaagtttgactgttaaaatgacaaaccaaataaaattattttgatatgaaactttggttatataactaatatatatgtTAATTGACATCCATACGGATAGATCgaggaaaaatatttttaaaataattaaaatactaattCAGGATTAAACGCTAGTTAGCTGGACTAGTCAAACTACTGTTAAGATgccaaaccaaataaaattatttttatatgaaactttgcttatatcactaatatatatatatatctattgacatccatacggttggatcgttgaaaaatattgtttaaaaaattgaaacatcattTCATGAATAAACTCTATTTAGTTGTACTAGTTACATTGCGGCTTGACTGTTAAattggcaaaccaaataaaattatttggatatgaaactttggttatatcactaatatatatatatctattaacattCATATGGATAGATCAATaaagaatatttttaaaataatcaaaatacAAATTCAGGATTGAACACTAGTTAGCTAAactagtcaaactgaagtttGACTGTTTAAATGGAAAAccgaataaaattatttttatatgaaactttggttatatcactaatatatatattagttGACATCCATATGGATatatcgatgaaaaatatttttaaaataatcaaaatacAAATTCAGGACTAAACGCTAGTTAGCTGGactagtcaaactgaagtttgactgttaagatgacaaaccaaataaaattattttgatatgaaactttggttatatctctaatatatatatttattgacatccatacggttagatcgattaaaaatatttttaaaataatcgaaacacaaattcaggactaaacactagttagctagACTAGTCAAACTAAAGTTTGACCGGTAagatggcaaaccaaataaaattattttgatctgaaattttgcttatatcactaatatatatatatatatatatatatatatatatatatatatatatatatatatatatattgacatccatacggttggatcgtcgaaaaatattgtttaaaaaaTCCAAACATCATTTCATGAATAAACGCTAGTTTGTTGTACTAGTTACAGTGaagcttgactattaaaatggcaaatcaaataaaattatttggatatgaaactttagttatatcactaatatatatctattgacatccatattttaaattcaaatataaaatataaacatattcaataaatatgtattttatattaataatagtTGGGTAATGGCAAtgttaaaaaaggaagaggaaGAGAACGGTGAAGAtaccaattttttaaaaatatttttaaaaaaattgaaacatcaattGAGGAATAAATACTAATTAGCTCTACTAGTCAAACTGAAATTTGACTGTTAAAAAGTCGGCATTGTAAGGACTTATAAATTGGGACTTATAAATTGgttaatttttgatttttagtTTTGTTTTGCACCTACCTTTCTTGCGTGAGAGAGGTAGTACGCCTAATTTATCTATAGGCTTTACTATCCGAGTTGGACTCATTGAGTTGTGCTGGCCCAAATAATTATTATTTAgctaaaaaattgaaaaattgacAAATATAATAGATTGATAAATAAATGGACAATGGTGGTAGTTGTTGATCACAAGCAAATTGCTACATATTATTGGAAAATGTAATCGAGATTCAAATTTATTACTAAGACTGGTCGTTATATATTAGTGGAAGAAACTTAAAACTTTTTACatattttaaattcaaatataaaatataaatatattccATGAATATGTATTTTATCTAAATAATAGTTGGGCAATGGTAGAGAGGAAAAATCAGAtgcattttttattttaaataatatttatttttaatatcctaattttaatattaatttataagttaatatatatattatattatatagtAATTTATTTTAATAGTAATATATTTAATTGGTCTGGGAAATTTGCAAAGCCCATTCAAAAGGCTATATACTATACTGTTGGATTGAATATGATGTTTAACATCAATAAAAGCACATCTTTCTCTGTCTTAATAAAACCCTGATTTAGAGTTCAGCCGCTTCTCTTCTATTTTGTAATTTAGTATCTCTCTCTCCAATTTGTAGTTTTGATGTGTGTCCTTGAAAGATGATGTGCAACTAAAGTCGGGGGAGGTGGGAATGGTGGAAGCTCCTTTACAAACTCTGTTTTCCTTAGATTTTAAGAAGCTTCTCCACCTCTGTTTTCATGTATTTTGCCCCCCCTCTCTCCCCTCTCTCCGATAACTATTTAAGTCAGCTGGCCAGACTTGGTCTTTTAGCCATCGTGGGACGACGGAGATGGCAGAGGCTCCTCCGCGGAATCGGTCAAGCTTTCGGTCGCTATCTTTCCCTTTTGAAATTCATGGCTTTGCTGGTTTATGTAATAAGTAACATTATGGAGTTTGTTAATTCGTCTGGATGGGGTCGAATTTAATATCTTATATTTGACAAGATACGGTCGAGTTTAATATTTGGGCGGGctttttaaaatatttcagaaattttaattatttgggcgggattttcaaattttaagtgTAAAATCAATTTTGACAGGTGTCGGTTGAATTTGGACGGTTGAATTTAGCGGTCGAATTTAACCGATCATATTTAGACGGTCGTATTCATACTAAATACAACCGACTACTAAATATCACTCCCATATGTACAACCGGGACTAAAATTGgtcgtatttagctaaatactACTGCTGGCGgtcgtatttagttaaatacgaccgaTTTTGAGCCGGTAGTATTtagccgtttttcttgtagtgacatGTGTGCAAACATATGACCCCAATCAATTGAGTTAAATGCCCATTTCATTATATTTTGATAACATCAACACTGAGCTACATATATACTTGTTTCTTTATTTTGGGTAACTAAACTTATactataatttaatattattgtAAGACTTGGGTAATTAGCTCATTACCATATAATAACTTTATGCTTAAATTCACTATctctttatttttttattatacaGTAGAAATGGGTAATACCTGCATgcttaattataaaaataaaaaataatattagaagcctcacttatttttcatttctttttccTTCAATTATTTGATTTACAAAGGGGAATCTTATTTTATTTGCAGGTACGCGATTATAAGTATAATATTTTTTGCTATATTTTCgcttttttataatttttttatagtTTGTTTATATTTCTTTTGTCAATGAAAAGGAGAATAGATACACAGCATGACATGGGATGTCAAGTAATAAAGAACAGTAAGGAGGAgtatattataattaatattataaaaatgtCTATCTGCGACCAAGTTTATCAGTGACCGCAAAATCAGTAGCTATTTTTTTGGATCAACGACGGGTTTCAGCGACCGCGGCCAAAGTCGTCGCTAACCGGACTTTAGCGACGGCCGGTGGTCGCTAATACGACAGAAATATTAAATCATTCCATTAAAAAAACCGTGAAAAACTGGCGGTAATTTATTAGCTATTGATTTTTATTTGCGACCGACGTTGGTTGCAGAAAATGCCACACCAGCAACAAAATCAAGGACTTTAATCAATAGCTAAACCGGAGACCAAATAAAGGCGGCGACCAGTGGCTTTCTGCGATCGAGGTCCGTCgccaataatttttttattttataagtTGTTTAAAGTTTTGGCGCGCTATTTAATTAGCAATCAAAGCACATCTACGACCGAATGTAGTCACAAATACGAAATAATgaaaaatacaattttttaattataaatagtattttatttatatattttttaaatcaaattgttattaaaatatgtcttaaatttattttaataagaaagaattaaaaatatattttttaaatttagaaaataaaattgaCGCAATATTTTAGACACCGAGAAATATTTCAAATCGAGTGCGATTACAGATTTCAagtatttaaaatatattttttttaactttAAATAGTATGTTATTTATATGTAgcatttttaaatcaaattataattaaaaaaatatcttaaaatttagtttctaattcttttgaaatattcaaagaatataaggTAGAAACGCAAACAGAGAAAaatataaaagttttacgatcaggtCGTGGAAGAGtatacttaagcctcaaattcaagagtttattgaaggagtgtgatattgtatcacaacttactccttctggaacacctcaattgAATAGATATTCTGAGAGAAGAAATCGTACATTATTGGACATgttgcgatcgatgatgagtcaagcggatctttcAATAAGTTTgtagggttatgctctagaaatggcTGCTTACACGTTTAACCGAGTTCCGAAAAAAagcggttcaaaagactccatatgagatatggactgataaacttcatagcatgtcatttataaaaatttagggacgtgaagcatttgtaaaacgtttagcctctgacaagtttggaccaaaattagatgaTGCTATATTGTGGGATATCCAAGTAAGACTAGggtataaaattttataattcttctgagaacaaagtgtttgttgctcggacGGATGTATTTTTtcagggagaactactttctaagaaaattagtgggaggacaatacatcttggtgaagatcgagaaccacatgataaaaTTGAACCACAGATGGAACAAGATTAGGATGTACATCAAACTATAGAAATTAATCATGTTTAGGAAACACGGGTTATTCATAGATcaagtaggattcaccatgaccCCGAGAAAAAATATGGATTTATTTTGACTCGAAATGGTAATGCGATGCTtaggataatgataagcctctcacctatcAAGATTCTATGAACGGTCCAAACTTCGAGAGATGGatggaggccatgaaatccgagatggaatctatgtatcaaaataaagtattgacttttgTTGATCCACActaaggggtaaaacctatagggtgcaagtggaaaactgacatggatggtaaagtacataCATATAAGGCGCGACTAGTGGCTTATTATGATATatattatgatgaaactttttgaacagttgctatggtcaagtccattaGGATTTTGTTAGGAATAGCTGCTTACTTTGACTacgagatttggcaaatggatgtcaaaaccgctttcttatatgagagccttgaagaggatgtatatatgatacaacttgagggttttgtcgatccaaagtttgctaagatggtttgtaagttgcttTTATCTATTTATAGGTTAAAGCAAGCCTAAAGtagatggaatattcattttgatgaaacagtcaaagagttTACTTTATTCAAAATGCAGATGAACCGTgtatttacaagaaggttagtgggaacCATGTGACATTCATATTATTCtatatagatgacatataacgaatagggaatgacataacttctctacaggctgttaagacttggttgagaaatagtttctcgatgaaagacttaggcgatgctagcTAAATATTGAGAATCAcgatatatatagatagataagAAGATTAATTGGCCTAAGTCATAGTACACATATTGacaaaatattgcatcattttagaaTGCAAGAGGCAAGTAGGGGATACGTCCCGATGTATCGTAAGATAGTGATCTCATAGGATAACTGCCCTaaattattagatgataagggtcatcttagaaaagttccatatgcttcagcaattggatctataatgtatgcaatGATATGTATTTGTCCTGATATTTTGTATGCTTttagcatgacgagcagataccggtctaatccaggtgagggtcactggatagttgtcaagaatattcttaagtacttaaagaggactaaagatttatttttggtgtatggagaagatagggaactggttgtaaatgGTTACATTGAtcctagtttctgaacctaatttttggacaaacaaggatgattatgtgtctggtttgtgttttgtctaaatgtAAGTGTTGTTATCTTGAATAGTTCATATCAAGaatattgatgattctataatggaagccaaCTATATTGGTGCTTTCGAAATAGCCAAGGAGACTATTTGGGCATGTgcttaggcgatatcaccttattaatgagattaatgattaaggagatatatatgtaaagtgcatagtaatggtaatattgcagacccactgactaaggctttgtcgcagaaaaagcacgatggtcatacaaGTTTCATGAGTATtggatacatgggtgattggctccagtgcaagtgggagattgatagTGTTTGAACCCTAGAGAAAACAttataatattttagtttaagacatttggattattaatgtttatgttttatcgattattccctttataatttattatgtcttaatttactgtgatataaatgttagattaataaatatccttagaatatgatataa
Protein-coding regions in this window:
- the LOC141703873 gene encoding putative 1-phosphatidylinositol-3-phosphate 5-kinase FAB1D isoform X1, which gives rise to MDLQIWLPPETDDHENDMECSVANYDDDDEDEGDDGTKWRRPSSLGSFGEKSFRSYIYKEEKQKAMDYVINCKFKALVSHLLTSAGVAPLGNDGDNWVDIVTSLSWEAASFVKPDIGAGKAMDPDGYVKVKCVASGSRSNSQLVSMVFKKHAAHKHMPTNYNKPRLLLIQGALDLSLRGLSSFESIKQEKDTHKSIIERIAKCNPSIILVEKTVSRDIQESILAKGMTLVIDMKLHRLQRVSRCTGSVILSLDTLTGKKLRQCDSFHFEKLVEEHIASGECGKKPSKTLMFLSGCPTRQGCTILLKGTNREELKKIKLVVQYAVLVAYHLILETAFLLDQKAMFSTLPLDRLVNMSSPDQRPYFFSGEAYVPWPVDSIVKSDSSGAINIHIADGFYKEGTRDVGLKSDSLLPYEPYKPLVFTPFLSISASINRGFGDSFPLLSSSQQPISTYLGITEEVPYSQVQSANMLSTNLVANVKSYSLIQNINGEEKALDSDRTSVQRKAQLYTQNSGGDYKDQTQFMDDINRMFNADSILVLMSRRNSSTGSICEQSHFSHIKFYRNFDIPLGIFLKDNLLNQRLLCSLCGGSPEAHIYYYAHHSKQLTIHVRHHITQKHLPGETDGKIWMWSRCGDCKLQNGKTLSTKRVLMSATARGLSFGKFLELSLANHLSSSKIPICGHQLHTDFLYFFGLGTMVAMLRYSRVMKYF